The Campylobacter curvus genome includes the window CGTTCCTCGCTCGCTCATCGCGTTTTCCTTTACTAGAATTTTGCGTATTCTAGGTAAAAGGTATGAAGAAAATGTTAAACAAGATCGCTACGTGTGGTTAAAATTTACTCTATTTTGTAGCCTATACCGCGTATCGTGGTTATCTCAAGTGTGGGGATCTTTTGTCTTATCTCGCGTATGAGCGATCTTAGTCTGTCTTGAGACAGGCTCTCGCCCTTGTAGAGGTGATGGTCGAGCTCTTCGTAGGTGACTACGTGAGGGGAATTCTTGGCTAGGATCTCTAAAAACAAGCTCTCCTTTTTGCCAAGATAGATCTTTTCTTTGCCTTTTGTGACGCAAAGCGCGTCTTTGTCAAATACGAGGCCATTTTTAAACTCGAATTTCGAGCCTAAAAGCACTTTACAAAGCTTGAATACGTGAAAGATGAACTCATCGGGCGAAAATGGACTGATGATGAAATCATCGACTTTAGCATAATATATCTTTTTAAAAAGCGTCGGTATGGCCTCGTCTAAGACAAGCAAAATAGGCGTGAGGTTTTTATTCTCACGCAAAAATTTTACAAGTTTTAAATTTATGTCTTTGGCCTTCATGTCTAAGACGTAAAGGTCGTATCTGTTGCCGTTGTCAAAGTCGTCCATGACTCCTTGCTCGCTTTGAAAGCAGTTTATCCTGAAGTTGAAGCGATAAAGCACTGCGCCTAAATTTACATTCAGGTCAAAGTCATTTGAAAGCAACATGATCTTTTTCATAAATTCGCCTTAATGTCCGCTTGCGGTTTTGTTCGCATCCCCTTTCATAAATTCCTCCTCCTCTTTGGTAGGGGTGTATTTATCTTTAAAGAATGCTTTCTTTATCTGTATCTTTTTCTCCATCATCTTCTTGTCGTAGATGCTGTATGTAGGTTTCCAGTACTCAAGATAGTTTCTAAATCCTACACTGTGTCCCGCGCTAAAGTGACAGCTGACACATTTTAGCTCTTTATCCGTGCCTTTTAGCTTCTCGTAATGAGCGTGCATCTTTTGAGCTTGAGCCGAGGTCTTGTCACTTGTTATGACGTTTGCGTGGCAGCTGGTGCAGCCGTTGTCAAATACGAAATGCTCTTTATTTTTTAAATTTTTATGCCAGTCGATAGCATTTGGATCTCCGAAGAAATGCACCCAGCCCTCCATGACTCCGTTTTTGGCTTTGATGAGAACATATTTTGCGATATTGTCATGAGGTATGTGACAATCCACGCATTTTGCTTTCACACCGGTAGGTCCTTTGCCGCTATGGACATCGTCGTTGTAGGCTATGACCATAGGGTCCATCTCGTGACATACCACACAGAATTTATCCGTGCTGGTCTCTTCAAGTGCATAATGAACGGGAAGCACTACTAAAAATCCTATGATGCCGCTTATTAGTATGATAAGCGCTAAGAGTTTCTTTGAAATTTTCATGGTGTCACCCCCATCCATTGCGGAATTTCGTGTTCGTGACACTCTGAGCACATATTAGTAGACTCTTTATGCTCGAAGTGGCACTCGTCGCAGTATAGCGTAGGGCCGTCATGAACGGAGTTATGAGGATTTGCCTTTAGCGTATCCATAAATTTTAGCCTCTCGGCCAAGAGCTTTTTACTCTTATGACAGGATAGACAGCCTTCGTCGCCTATAGCTTTGAATTTGCTCGGATCATCACCTTGATTTACGTGACAATCAAGACAATCAAACGCCAGATGCTCATGATGAGGCTTTAGCTTATGCTTGGCTCTAAGCTCATCCGATACTACTATCTTGGTTACGTTTAGATCGTTCTTTGGTATATCCGCCGCACACAGATAAAAAGAGCAAAAACATAACAAGACAGCTATGAAATTTAGATTTTTCATGGGTCGCCTTAAAATTTTATATCGGCTAATGTTGCTCTCAATAGGCGGACAGTAAATCTCGAGCGAATCTGTAACCAGCCGATTTTCAGGGCGGGCATTATGCCCAACCGCGAAAATCGATCTGTTCCGTGCTAAGTAAGAGATTTACGACCGCCATAGAAATAAACTAGCCGGCTAAATTTAGATATTCTCGCCTGCTATCATACCAAAGACGATGCAGTCTGTGATAGCAACTGTTCCTAGGCGGCTGGCACCGTGCGTTCCGCCTGTGATCTCGCCCGCAGCGTAAAGGCCGTCTATCGGTTTATTTGTCTTAGATGATAGCACTTGCGCTTTTGTGTTGATCTTTAGGCCGCCCATAGTGTGGTGCGGTTTTGGAGATAGGCGGATGACATAAAACGGTCCTGCCTCGTTTATCTCGAACAATGCGCTTTCTTGTTTGCCAAATTCGTCTTTTTTGGCTTTTACGCCCTCGTTATATTTTTTTACACTCTCTTTTAGTGCGTCAGCAGGGACGCCGTATTTGCTGGCGATCTCGTCTATGCTTTTGCAAACGCCTACTAGTTTGCCACTAGCCATACCTTTTTGAACTACCTCCGGGCTAAGGTCTCTAAAGCATTTATCATCGGCAAATGTGATAGGGAAAGCGTCCGGTTTTTCTCTTAAAATTTTAAATTCCGCATCGGCGCGGGTTTTACGGTCAGCCAGCTCGTTCATAAAGCGCTTGCCGGTGCGAACATCGACTGCGATACCGTATTTGAATGTGCCTTGTTGAGTGAGGATCGGAGCTGTACCAAAGCCTTTTTCATCGGGGCTCGCCCACGGACCAAACTGGATCCAATCAACTTGAACAGGATAAGCTCCTAGCTCGAAAGCCTTTAAAAGCGCACCTGCAGTCGCACCTGCGTGGTTCGTGCTGTCTACGCTGTCAGGGATCCTCGGATCTTGAAGCTTTCTGTAAATTTTATCTCGGCAAAATCCGCCCGCTGCAAGCACGACGCCCTTTTTGGCTTTGAGGGTTTTTTTGGTTCCTGATGTGTTTTCAAGATCGTCGCTGTAAAGCTTGTCGTCAAATTTATACTCCTCACGCACTACTACGCCTACTACGCGACCTTTATCGTCTAAAACAAAGTCGTCGAATTTCGTTCTGCGTGCGAGTTTGCAGCCATCGGCCTTTTCAAATCTCTCGAGCATAGGCTGGATATAGCCTGATCCCGAGTCGTTTGTAGTCAGCATAGAGCGAGCGACGGTATGTCCGCCAAAGTGCGCGCAGTGATCCATCTTGAACTGAACGCCGTTTTCTACCAAGAAATTAAACGCATCCATGCCGCGATCGGCTAGAGTCTCCAAAAGCTCTGGGTGATTTATGCCAAGGCCGGCTTTCAAGCAGTCGGCCATAAATAGCTCTTTGCTATCTTTTATGCCTGTTTTTGCTTGCACGGGATTCATCGGGACGCTCATACCACCGCCGTTGATGACGGAGTTACCGCCGATACGTCCCATTTTTTCAAGGATCAAAACTTTATTGCCTTTCTTGGCAGCCGTTAGACCTGCAGCAAGACCCGCAAAACCCGAACCGATGATGATCACGTCCCATTCTTCGTCAAATTTTACGTCTTTCTCGTTTAAGGCGGAAGCTGAAGCATTCATGCCACTAAGAGCAAGTGCGCCGGCACCTACCATACCCATTTTGAGCATGTCACGTCTTGACATTTGATTTGCCATATTGTCTCCTTTTAAAAAGTTGTTCTAGTTGAATTATACAAAATATTTATGAGAAAGATATGAGATATTTTGAAATTTTAATTTTGTGCTATTTTGGGCATATTTATGATAATCCGTTTTACAACTCTAATAAAAATTAATATTTGTTTAAAGGATAAAATTTATATGTAAATAATCAAGATAAGATAAGAAATCATACAATATACGAACAAAATTTATGAAATTTTAAAATTTAAGCTAGCCAAAAAGAAAAATTGATTATAATCCCAAATCGCTTCGGTCCCGTAGCTCAGTTGGTAGAGCACTACCTTGACATGGTAGTGGTCGATGGTTCGAGTCCATTCGGGGCCACCACTCTTTAAATTTATCCCGCGACTGCCGATGTCATGACCGCCATGATTTGAGAATTCACACTTCGTATTTGTATCTGTATATTTTGCGTCTGCTCTTGTGTTTTTGCTGCCATCAGCTTTTGAGTAAGCGCAGCTAAGCGCTCTTGCAGCTCACTTAGGAGGCTTTCTCTGTTTTTCGTGAGCACCACAGCGCTAGAGCTCTTTTTCTTCACGATAAATTTGCTCATATCCAGTTTTTCTTGCTGCTGGGTCGTAACCATCTTGTCTTGATCGTTTTTGGCGAAGGTTAAATTTATAGGATCGTTTTCAAAGGCTTTGCTTGCCTCGGCTATTCGCCCGGTAGCGTTGTTTTGCGCTTTTTTGTCGTGCTTTACTAGATCGATCTGCGAGATCATGCCCGCGGTGCCGTTTTCATACAAGAAAAATCCGCCGTTTTTGAGCCTTGCGAGCTCCTCGTTATCTTTTTCTGATCTAAAGCTAAATTTTGACTCCACGTTACCCAAAAATATCGCCCCTATGCCAACCTCGCCAAGTGCGATGAGCTTCTTTTCGTCGCCGTCGTTTCGCCAGATCCTAAGCTTACTAAAAATTTCGTCATTTTCATCTATCCAGCCGTTTTTATCATCATCAAAAAGAGCTAGATCTGCAAATCCGTTACCGCTTTTAGTACCAAAAAGTTCGCTTCCATCGTCGATCTCGCCGTTTCCGTTTCGATCAAGTGCCAAAAACGCGCTATTTGCTCCCAGCTTTGAGATCTGATCCGCCTTGCCGTCGCTATCTATGTCAAAGCTAAATTTCTCGTCGCTTATGCTAGGAGCGTTGCCGTCAAGCGAGATGACGAGTGGGTCCATCATCTCAAAGGCGCTTATCCTCGATACGCTTTGAAAGCTATGTGAGAGGTTAAATTCAAGCATCACGCCGATCTCTTTGTCGCTCGTTTTTATGATGGCCGTCGTTTGAAATTTCAGCTGCTCAGCCTCGGAATACGTGCGCTTGAACGTGCCTACACCGCTTGTATCCACATCTTGCATGTCGCGCATCCTTTTAAACATCAGTATCGATTTTTGCGCCATTTGCGCTATCATCATCTGCTCTGTGGCGCTCATGTTCGTTTGGTTGCTTTTATCTATCATGTTGATATTTTTGCTCCTAGCGTTAAAAGAGCCTTGCGATGTTTGCGAGCCGATCAGCTTCGCGCTTTGATTCGTGAATGAGTTTTTGCTCTCTTGGTAGCTGAAATTTTGCGCGAGCATGTCGACGCTGTAATTTTGTATCTTCATAAACATGTCCTTTGTTAATGAATTTTAAACTATATCGGAAATTTTCATATTTTTTAAAGTCGGTCGAAATTTCGTAAGTTTAGCTTAATGCCCGTTTGGATAAAATTTTAAACTCAAATCAATCCTAGGAAATTTCGATGTTAGATAGAAATTTAGCTCTCAAACAGCTTCAAAACGAGATAAATGATTACACGATCTACACCCTTTTGGCAAATAGCGAAAAAGACGATGCAAACCGCAAAATTTTACAAAAGATAGCCGGCGAGGAGAAGCGCCATTATAATTTTTGCCAAAAGATCACCGGTGAAACCAGGACGGCAAGCATTATTAACGTGATCTTTTATGTGATAATGGTCAAAATTTTCGGCACGTCGTTCGCTCTTAAATTTATGGAGTCGAGGGAAGAGGGCGCGGAGAGCTTTTACTCGGGGATAATGCACGAATACCCGGAAGCCTCGCAAATTTATGAAGAGGAGATGAACCACGAGTCGCAGCTGATATCCATGCTAAAAGATAAAAAGCTGATAAACGCCGGAGCTATCGTACTTGGCATGAATGACGCGCTGGTCGAGCTAACAGGCACTCTTAGCGGTATCGCACTGGCTTTTTCAAATACCTTGGTTGTCGGAACGACTGGCTTCATAATGGGTGTAGCCGCTTCGTTGTCGATGGCGGGCTCGGCGTATTTCGAGTCTAAGGAAAACCCTTCTGCTGACATTTCACCGCTTGTTTATTCGCTTTATACGGGTGTTTCTTATATCATAACCACGCTTATTTTGATACTGCCGTTTTTTATCGTAAATTCTATGAATTTAGCCATCTTGCTGATGTTTGTGGGAGCTTTCGTCGCGATCGTGGCCTACAACTTTTACATCAGCGTCGCAAAAGAGCTTAAATTTACCCCTCGCGTCGTGCAAATGTGCGCCATAACCTTTGGCGTAGCGATTATCTCATTTTTGATCGGCTTTTTAGTGAAGAGATATTTTGGACTTGAAATTTAAAAGTGCGAGGCTAACCACTTCCTCGCACAAGATTGTCGGGAGAAAAATGAATTACAAGTAATGCAAAGACGAGTAATTGCTTAAATCCATTTTCAACGGAAATATTAACATCCTATTTCTTAAAATATAATAAAATATATAAAGAAAATCCATAAATTTTAACAATATCCAAACTTTATATATAGATTTATATATTTATCGCGCCGTTAGCTTCGTGAAACCTAAATTTTAAATATTAAGTTTGGCTTAAAGCCCATTTAGATAAAATCAACCATCGTTCTTTTAGCGTAAAAAAGACAATCTGATATAAGGAAAACATGATGAGCGAGATAATCGCATACAAACTAAACGGCGAGCTGATCGACACCCAAAGTATCGCCGGGCGCGAGGCGGTCGCGCAGCCTGTGTATTTTGACAACTCCCCGGACGCCCTACACGTCATCCGCCACTCCTGTGCGCACCTGATGGCACAGGCTATCAAGTCGCTTTATCCAAATGCCAAATTTTTCGTCGGACCAAACGTCGAAGATGGATTTTATTATGATTTTAGAGTGGATGAAGCTGGTACGAAGCTTGGCGAGAGCGACCTTGAAGCGATAGAAAAAAAGATGAAAGAGCTAGCCGAGGCTAAATTTGAGATAACTAAAATTTGCTCGACAAAAGTCGCGATGAGCGAGAAATTTAAAAACGACGACCTAAAACAAGAGGTGCTAAAACGCATCCCCGAGGGCGAGGTCAGTAGCTACGCGCAGGGCGATTTTGAAGATCTTTGCCGCGGGCCGCACGTGCCAAATACCAAATTTTTAAGATTTTTCAAGCTTACCCGCGTGGCAGGCGCGTATCTGGGCGGCGACGAGACGCGCGAGATGCTAAATAGAATTTACGGCACGGCGTATGCGGACAAAGCCTCGCTAGCCGAGCACATCCGCATCATCGAAGAGGCCAAAAAGCGCGACCACCGCAAGCTTGGCGTAGAGATGAAGCTATTTGGCTTTGACGAGGAGGTCGGCGGGGGCTTGCCGATCTGGCTGCCAAACGGCGGACGCTTGCGCTCAAAATTAGAGCAAATTTTATATAAAGCTCACCGCGACCGCGGCTACGAGCCGGTACGCGGACCGGAGCTGCTAAAAGCCGACGTTTGGAAAAGGAGCGGACACTACGCAAACTACAAAGAAAATATGTATTTTACGACGATCGACGACGCGGAATACGGTATCAAGCCGATGAACTGCGTGGGACACATCAAAGTCTATCAGACTGAGATCCGCTCGTATCGCGACTTGCCGCTTAAATTTTTCGAATACGGCGTCGTGCATCGTCACGAAAAAAGCGGCGTGCTGCACGGGCTATTTAGGGTGCGTGAGTTCGCGCAGGATGACTCACACATCTTTTGTATGCCAAGCCAGATCAAGCAAAATATACTTGAAATTTTAAGCTTCGCGGGCAAGATAATGCAAAATTTTGGCTTCGAGTACGAGATGGAAATTTCAACCAAGCCCGCCAAAGCCATCGGTAGCGATGAAATTTGGGACATCGCGACAAACGCGCTAAAAGAAGCGCTCGACGAAAACGGCTTTAAATACGGCATCGACGAGGGTGGCGGGGCGTTTTACGGACCAAAGATCGACATCAAGATCACCGACGCTTTAAAGCGCAAATGGCAGTGCGGCACGATACAAGTTGATTTCAACCTACCGGAGCGCTTCGATCTAGGCTACATCGACGCAAATAACGAGCGCCAGCGCCCGGTCATGCTCCACCGCGCACTACTTGGTAGCTTCGAGCGATTTATCGGCATTTTGATCGAACACACGGCGGGCGAACTGCCGTTTTTCATCGCTCCGACGCAAGTCGTCATCGTGCCGATCTCTGACGCGCACCTAGACTACGCAAAAGAGATCGCGCGTGAGCTACGTAAATTTAACGTCGATAGCGAAGTGGCGAGCAAAAACGAGAGCTTGAACAAACGAATACGAACGGCTGAAAAACAACGAGTGCCGATGATCATCGTGCTGGGCGACAACGAGGTGGCAAACCGCAGCGTAGCACTGCGCGATAGACAGGCTAGAACGCAAAGCGACATGAGCTTGGCGGAATTTTTAAATTTAACGAAGGAGAAACTTAGTGAGGTACATTTTTGAGTAAAGAAAATGAAGTATTGCTCAATGAGGACATTAGGGCGCGCGAAGTAAGATGTGTGGGCGATGACGGCACGGTGTATGGCGTCGTCTCTCGAGACGAGGCTTTAAAGATAGCTGAAAAACAAGGGCTCGATCTGGTGCTCGTCGCACCTGATGCCAAGCCGCCCGTGTGCAAGATCATGGACTACGGCAAATTCCGCTATCAGCAGGAAAAAAAACAAAAAGAGGCGAAGAAAAAGCAAAAAGTGATTGAGATAAAAGAGATCAAACTCTCCATCAAGATCGCTCAAAACGACATCAACTACAAGGTCAAGCACGCAGTCGAATTTCTACAAGACGGCAAGCACGTGAAATTTCGCGTCTTTCTCAAAGGCCGCGAGATGAGTACGCCAGAAGCCGGCGTAGCGATGCTTGAAAAGGTCTGGGAGCTCGTAAAAGACGTCGCCGACCGCGACAAAGAGCCGCTCGTCGAAGGCCGCTATGTCAATATGCTTGTAACCCCTAAAAAAGGCTAAATTTAGCCATTGCAAGTTAAATTTAGAGAGCCATTCGGCTCTCGATATTTGAATGACCCGCATTTTATAAATCCCACTCAAATTTAAAGGACAAAAATGCAAATTCGCCCAGCTAATATCGCCGACACGCACGCTATAATCGCCCTAATAAAAGAGCTCGCCGAGTATGAAAAGATGCCGAATGAAGTCAAGATCGACGAGGAAATTTTTAAACGCCATATCTTTGAAAATCACTACGCAAACGCCATTGTAGCCGAGGCAGACGGGCAGATCGTGGGATACGCGATATATTTTCACTCCTTTTCCACGTGGCTTGGCAGGGCTGGGATACATCTGGAAGATCTTTACGTCAAGCAGGAGTTTCGCGGACGCGGCGCAGGGCTAGCGATGATAAAGCGACTAGCTGAAATTTGCGAGGACGAGGGCTTTGGACGGCTTGAATGGGAGTGCCTCGACTGGAACGAACCGAGTATTAAATTTTACGAAAATTTGGGCGCAAAAAGGCAAAGCGGCTGGCTAAAATTTCGCCTAACGAAAGATGAGATAGCGCAGATCGCGAGGGGTTAAAATTCCTTACATGATCGCAAAGAAGGCTCAATTACGGCAAATTTTATTTAGCCTCGCTCGAGCCAGCCGTTTTCGTGAAATACTCTAAATTTAAACGAAAAACGATTTGAAATTTTCCTTATTTGCTTTATAGATTTGCTTGCCGTCTTCGCCAAATTTTATGATCAGATTGTTGTGAAAGTCGTTTAAATTTTTAGAATTTTGAGCTATTTGCCCGATTTGCTCGTTTTTATCGTCTGTGGATCTTGGCTTGTTTAGGGGCTTTGCGCGACTGTAAAGCGCCGCAACCCTATCCTTTAGCTTTTTGTAAAGTTTCAGCCCGTTCGTAGCGCCGTATCGTTTGACTAGAGCCGAGTGAAAATCGTTTAAATTTTTACAGCCGGCGATTAGGGTCTTGATCTCGTTTATCACGTCCTCTTTTGGGGCATTGACGATCTGAGGCTCTACCTTGAAGGTCGAAATTTCGGGCTTGCTTTTAGTGGGAATTTCCTCTTTTTCCAGAGTCAATCTTTTAAATTTGCATCGCTTTTTATGCACTGCAGTGTTATAAAAATTTATCACGCTATCGTAAAATTTATCCTTGCTAACGATATAGATTTTGC containing:
- a CDS encoding response regulator transcription factor, whose product is MKKIMLLSNDFDLNVNLGAVLYRFNFRINCFQSEQGVMDDFDNGNRYDLYVLDMKAKDINLKLVKFLRENKNLTPILLVLDEAIPTLFKKIYYAKVDDFIISPFSPDEFIFHVFKLCKVLLGSKFEFKNGLVFDKDALCVTKGKEKIYLGKKESLFLEILAKNSPHVVTYEELDHHLYKGESLSQDRLRSLIREIRQKIPTLEITTIRGIGYKIE
- a CDS encoding cytochrome c3 family protein — translated: MKISKKLLALIILISGIIGFLVVLPVHYALEETSTDKFCVVCHEMDPMVIAYNDDVHSGKGPTGVKAKCVDCHIPHDNIAKYVLIKAKNGVMEGWVHFFGDPNAIDWHKNLKNKEHFVFDNGCTSCHANVITSDKTSAQAQKMHAHYEKLKGTDKELKCVSCHFSAGHSVGFRNYLEYWKPTYSIYDKKMMEKKIQIKKAFFKDKYTPTKEEEEFMKGDANKTASGH
- a CDS encoding cytochrome c3 family protein, with protein sequence MKNLNFIAVLLCFCSFYLCAADIPKNDLNVTKIVVSDELRAKHKLKPHHEHLAFDCLDCHVNQGDDPSKFKAIGDEGCLSCHKSKKLLAERLKFMDTLKANPHNSVHDGPTLYCDECHFEHKESTNMCSECHEHEIPQWMGVTP
- a CDS encoding flavocytochrome c, with amino-acid sequence MANQMSRRDMLKMGMVGAGALALSGMNASASALNEKDVKFDEEWDVIIIGSGFAGLAAGLTAAKKGNKVLILEKMGRIGGNSVINGGGMSVPMNPVQAKTGIKDSKELFMADCLKAGLGINHPELLETLADRGMDAFNFLVENGVQFKMDHCAHFGGHTVARSMLTTNDSGSGYIQPMLERFEKADGCKLARRTKFDDFVLDDKGRVVGVVVREEYKFDDKLYSDDLENTSGTKKTLKAKKGVVLAAGGFCRDKIYRKLQDPRIPDSVDSTNHAGATAGALLKAFELGAYPVQVDWIQFGPWASPDEKGFGTAPILTQQGTFKYGIAVDVRTGKRFMNELADRKTRADAEFKILREKPDAFPITFADDKCFRDLSPEVVQKGMASGKLVGVCKSIDEIASKYGVPADALKESVKKYNEGVKAKKDEFGKQESALFEINEAGPFYVIRLSPKPHHTMGGLKINTKAQVLSSKTNKPIDGLYAAGEITGGTHGASRLGTVAITDCIVFGMIAGENI
- a CDS encoding VIT1/CCC1 transporter family protein, which produces MLDRNLALKQLQNEINDYTIYTLLANSEKDDANRKILQKIAGEEKRHYNFCQKITGETRTASIINVIFYVIMVKIFGTSFALKFMESREEGAESFYSGIMHEYPEASQIYEEEMNHESQLISMLKDKKLINAGAIVLGMNDALVELTGTLSGIALAFSNTLVVGTTGFIMGVAASLSMAGSAYFESKENPSADISPLVYSLYTGVSYIITTLILILPFFIVNSMNLAILLMFVGAFVAIVAYNFYISVAKELKFTPRVVQMCAITFGVAIISFLIGFLVKRYFGLEI
- the thrS gene encoding threonine--tRNA ligase, which translates into the protein MMSEIIAYKLNGELIDTQSIAGREAVAQPVYFDNSPDALHVIRHSCAHLMAQAIKSLYPNAKFFVGPNVEDGFYYDFRVDEAGTKLGESDLEAIEKKMKELAEAKFEITKICSTKVAMSEKFKNDDLKQEVLKRIPEGEVSSYAQGDFEDLCRGPHVPNTKFLRFFKLTRVAGAYLGGDETREMLNRIYGTAYADKASLAEHIRIIEEAKKRDHRKLGVEMKLFGFDEEVGGGLPIWLPNGGRLRSKLEQILYKAHRDRGYEPVRGPELLKADVWKRSGHYANYKENMYFTTIDDAEYGIKPMNCVGHIKVYQTEIRSYRDLPLKFFEYGVVHRHEKSGVLHGLFRVREFAQDDSHIFCMPSQIKQNILEILSFAGKIMQNFGFEYEMEISTKPAKAIGSDEIWDIATNALKEALDENGFKYGIDEGGGAFYGPKIDIKITDALKRKWQCGTIQVDFNLPERFDLGYIDANNERQRPVMLHRALLGSFERFIGILIEHTAGELPFFIAPTQVVIVPISDAHLDYAKEIARELRKFNVDSEVASKNESLNKRIRTAEKQRVPMIIVLGDNEVANRSVALRDRQARTQSDMSLAEFLNLTKEKLSEVHF
- the infC gene encoding translation initiation factor IF-3; translation: MSKENEVLLNEDIRAREVRCVGDDGTVYGVVSRDEALKIAEKQGLDLVLVAPDAKPPVCKIMDYGKFRYQQEKKQKEAKKKQKVIEIKEIKLSIKIAQNDINYKVKHAVEFLQDGKHVKFRVFLKGREMSTPEAGVAMLEKVWELVKDVADRDKEPLVEGRYVNMLVTPKKG
- a CDS encoding GNAT family N-acetyltransferase, which codes for MQIRPANIADTHAIIALIKELAEYEKMPNEVKIDEEIFKRHIFENHYANAIVAEADGQIVGYAIYFHSFSTWLGRAGIHLEDLYVKQEFRGRGAGLAMIKRLAEICEDEGFGRLEWECLDWNEPSIKFYENLGAKRQSGWLKFRLTKDEIAQIARG
- a CDS encoding PIN domain-containing protein, yielding MKRFIIDDENISVDKILDIKELDKGDKIYIVTNSKKKISVRTLEKLLAKRIKIKIVTFDMRSKDFADKIIVFLMGKLAYKKGKIYIVSKDKFYDSVINFYNTAVHKKRCKFKRLTLEKEEIPTKSKPEISTFKVEPQIVNAPKEDVINEIKTLIAGCKNLNDFHSALVKRYGATNGLKLYKKLKDRVAALYSRAKPLNKPRSTDDKNEQIGQIAQNSKNLNDFHNNLIIKFGEDGKQIYKANKENFKSFFV